A stretch of Besnoitia besnoiti strain Bb-Ger1 chromosome III, whole genome shotgun sequence DNA encodes these proteins:
- a CDS encoding putative pre-mRNA splicing factor (encoded by transcript BESB_048950) gives MANRTDPLARQVHGCNPQTLMSRIVRRKIYESAYWKEQCFALTAETVLDPCVALTYVGGTYGGKRQPAPFLCLVLKLLQIQPEEEVVLEFIKQEQFKYLRAVGAFYFRLVGRAHEVYTHLEPLLADYRKLRMRQPDGRYTLMCMDEFVDSCLRNTNFLDVDLPALPKREVLENEGELPPTRLTALEHDVEVYASAGVAPSGKTLSERDQQLWLLQKEKLREEQKKLQRHVLQQRMRHQQQEQEQLLMQQVRELEIENGGDRAEPEKKEEADGWWREKKEKNERSRDERDRERAKKREEREDEERERLGNTHAAGDRPTSRYAEDRARGRGRGGSRSPTPVIKREKDERRGDDDERRRRRRREEEEEVERRRRRRDEEEEDDRHRRRERWRREDEEEERRRRRRDEDGDRRRRDRKDQEEADRHGDNYARSRRQYDEFDADRRRHRGGGGRGREEEDEDQRARQGKLDRKDEPRDYDDEGRRRRQRGHEAAGGARSERDEKKPKREGDTERERDRAKGPAFSYGSKTDDRKKGKDDSLSVQEWDTLRAQLGLKPLKK, from the coding sequence ATGGCGAATCGCACGGACCCGCTGGCGCGGCAGGTTCACGGCTGCAATCCGCAGACGCTGATGTCTCGCATCGTGCGGCGGAAGATCTACGAGAGTGCGTACTGGAAGGAGCAGTGCTTCGCGCTCACGGCGGAGACGGTCCTGGACCCCTGCGTGGCGCTGACTTACGTGGGGGGGACGTATGGCGGCAAGCGGCAGCCTGCACCGTTTCTCTGTTTGGTGCTGAAGTTGCTGCAGATTCAACCGGAAGAGGAGGTGGTGCTCGAGTTCATCAAGCAGGAGCAGTTCAAGTACTTGCGCGCAGTCGGCGCCTTCTACTTCCGCCTCGTGGGGCGGGCGCACGAGGTCTACACGCACCTCgagccgctgctcgcggacTACCGCaagctgcgcatgcggcagccCGACGGCCGCTACACACTGATGTGCATGGACGAGTTCGTTGACAGCTGTCTGCGCAACACTAACTTTCTCGACGTGGATCTTCCCGCGCTGCCGAAGCGCGAAGTCCTTGAGAACGAAGGCGAGCTCCCGCCGACGCGCCTGACTGCGCTAGAGCACGACGTGGAGGTCTACGCCTcagccggcgtcgcgccctcgGGGAAGACGCTCTCGGAGCGCGACCAGCAGCtctggctgctgcagaaggagaagctgcgcgaagAGCAAAAGAAGCTCCAGCGACACGTGCTGCAGCAACGCATGCGCCACCAGCAGCAGGAGCAGGAGCAGCTGCTCATGCAGCAGGTCCGCGAGCTCGAAATCGAgaacggcggcgaccgcgccgagccggagaagaaggaggaagcggacgGCTGGTggcgggagaagaaggagaagaacgagCGCTCGCGCGatgagagagacagagagagggcaaagaagcgcgaggaacgagaagacgaagaacgcGAGAGGCTCGGCAACACGCATGCGGCGGGAGACCGCCCCACGAGCCGGTACGCCGAGGaccgggcgcgcggccgcggccgcggaggcagccgcagtcCGACCCCGGTGatcaagagagagaaagacgagcgcagaggcgacgacgatgagcgcaggcgacggcggagacgcgaggaagaagaagaggtggagcgacggaggcgacggcgcgacgaggaggaagaagacgaccgccaccgccgcagagagcggtggcgccgcgaggacgaagaagaagaacggcggcggagacggcgagatGAAGACGGAgaccgacgccgcagagacagaaaagacCAAGAAGAGGCAGATCGACACGGGGACAACtacgcgcggtcgcggcggcagtATGACGAGTTCGACGCAGACCGGAGGCGacacagaggcggcggaggcagaggccgcgaagaggaggacgaggaccagcgggcgaggcagggcAAACTCGATAGGAAagacgagccgcgcgactacgacgacgaagggcgaagacggcggcagcgaggccacgaggcggcgggcggtgcgcggagcgagcgcgacgagaagaagccgaaaagagagggagacaccgagagagagagagacagagccaAGGGGCCTGCCTTCAGCTACGGATCGAAGACCGATGACAGAAAGAAGGGCAAAGATGACTCCCTTTCCGTCCAAGAGTGGGACACTCTGCGGGCGCAACTCGGACTCAAACCACTCAAAAAATAA